Proteins encoded within one genomic window of Variovorax sp. OAS795:
- a CDS encoding LysR substrate-binding domain-containing protein translates to MNQLAMDRGDLELVLAIREQGSLAGASATLDVVPSVVTKRLGSLEARLGQRLFERTTRRLSVTAEGEAVCLHARTLLEGFAALESELGERQNELVGNIRLAATFGFGRRWLGPALATFQARHPALQIELLLTERLPDLGAEGYDGALWLWAVQQRREADWVTRRIARNQRVLAASPAYIERRGMPASVEALGMHDCLVARENGEVNQRQFALWTLRHARDGSTARVRAQGPLTSNSGEMVRDWCLAGHGIMLRSLWDIAPQLASGELVRVLPHYAMPDADIHWIAPWRPKTPRRVRLLLDHLADQFRGEPWKPGKAASPR, encoded by the coding sequence ATGAATCAGTTGGCGATGGACCGTGGCGACCTGGAACTTGTGCTGGCCATACGCGAGCAGGGAAGCCTCGCGGGCGCGTCGGCCACGCTCGATGTCGTGCCCTCGGTGGTCACCAAGCGGCTGGGCTCGCTCGAAGCCAGGCTGGGGCAGCGCTTGTTCGAACGCACCACGCGCCGGCTCAGCGTCACGGCCGAGGGTGAGGCTGTCTGCCTTCACGCCAGGACATTGCTCGAAGGCTTTGCGGCGCTGGAAAGCGAACTGGGCGAACGACAGAACGAACTCGTCGGCAACATCCGGCTGGCGGCCACGTTCGGTTTTGGCCGGCGTTGGCTCGGCCCCGCGCTGGCCACGTTCCAGGCGCGCCATCCCGCGCTGCAGATCGAACTGCTGCTGACCGAGCGGCTGCCCGATCTCGGCGCCGAAGGCTACGACGGTGCGCTCTGGCTCTGGGCCGTGCAGCAGCGCCGCGAGGCCGACTGGGTGACCCGCCGCATCGCGCGCAACCAGCGGGTGCTGGCCGCCTCGCCTGCATATATAGAGCGGCGCGGCATGCCGGCCTCGGTGGAGGCGCTCGGCATGCACGACTGTCTGGTGGCGCGCGAGAACGGCGAAGTCAACCAGCGGCAGTTTGCGCTCTGGACCTTGCGCCACGCGCGCGACGGCAGCACCGCGCGCGTGCGCGCGCAGGGGCCGCTGACCAGCAATTCGGGCGAGATGGTGCGCGACTGGTGCCTGGCGGGCCACGGCATCATGCTGCGCAGCCTGTGGGACATTGCGCCGCAACTGGCTTCCGGCGAACTGGTGCGCGTGCTGCCCCACTACGCCATGCCCGATGCGGACATCCACTGGATCGCGCCCTGGCGGCCCAAGACGCCGCGCCGCGTCCGGCTGCTGCTCGACCACCTGGCGGATCAGTTTCGCGGCGAGCCCTGGAAGCCCGGCAAGGCCGCTTCGCCGCGCTGA
- a CDS encoding DMT family transporter, whose product MTAAVAVPGPGGSGWLRAMPAVFVLIWSTGFIVARYGMPFAPPLKFLAVRYALSLVCFGIWVALARVAWPKERAQWGHLAATGVLMQAGYLGGVWAAVHAGMGAGLVALLVGIQPVLTAIWLSFNGGRISRRQWAGLVLGFAGLVLVVSRKFGQGSEVSALTMGLAVMALLSITAGTLYQKRFVAPCDVRSASAVQMAAALAVSLPFALMETQAIEWNAYSMGAMAWSVLALSLGGSSLLYMLIQRGTATAVTSLLYLVPPCTAVMAWLLFAEPITLVTLLGIGLTAAGVSLVVRSER is encoded by the coding sequence ATGACGGCGGCGGTTGCCGTACCCGGTCCGGGCGGCTCGGGCTGGCTGCGGGCCATGCCGGCGGTCTTCGTGCTGATCTGGAGCACGGGTTTCATCGTGGCGCGCTATGGCATGCCCTTTGCGCCGCCGCTCAAGTTCCTGGCCGTGCGCTATGCGCTTTCCCTCGTGTGCTTCGGCATCTGGGTCGCGCTCGCGCGGGTCGCCTGGCCCAAGGAGCGCGCGCAGTGGGGGCACCTGGCGGCCACCGGCGTGCTGATGCAGGCGGGTTACCTGGGCGGCGTATGGGCTGCGGTGCACGCCGGCATGGGCGCCGGCCTGGTGGCGCTGCTGGTCGGCATCCAGCCGGTGCTGACCGCCATCTGGCTCTCGTTCAACGGCGGGCGCATCTCCAGGCGCCAATGGGCCGGGCTGGTCCTCGGGTTTGCGGGCCTGGTGCTCGTGGTATCCCGCAAGTTCGGGCAGGGTTCCGAGGTCAGCGCATTGACCATGGGGCTCGCCGTGATGGCGCTGCTTTCGATCACCGCGGGCACGCTGTACCAGAAGCGCTTCGTCGCGCCCTGCGACGTTCGCAGCGCAAGCGCCGTGCAGATGGCGGCGGCGCTGGCCGTGTCCTTGCCTTTCGCGCTGATGGAGACCCAGGCCATCGAATGGAACGCCTACTCGATGGGCGCCATGGCGTGGTCGGTGCTGGCGCTCTCGCTCGGCGGCAGTTCGCTGCTCTACATGCTGATCCAGCGCGGCACGGCCACCGCGGTCACGAGCCTGCTCTACCTGGTGCCTCCCTGCACGGCGGTCATGGCCTGGCTGCTGTTCGCGGAGCCGATCACCCTGGTGACGCTGCTCGGCATCGGGCTCACCGCCGCGGGCGTCAGCCTGGTGGTCCGCAGCGAGCGCTGA
- the pgsA gene encoding CDP-diacylglycerol--glycerol-3-phosphate 3-phosphatidyltransferase — MFWTLPTIMTWTRIVAIPLIVGVFYLPMAEPMRNLIATVMFIVFAATDWLDGYLARKLNQTSSFGAFLDPVADKFLVCAALLVLVHLQRADVFVALIIIGREIAISALREWMARIGAGKSVAVHMIGKVKTTVQMVAIPFLLYDGHLFKVIDTGLWGQWLIWISAVLTVWSMVYYLQKAIPEIRAHSK, encoded by the coding sequence ATGTTCTGGACCCTCCCGACCATCATGACCTGGACGCGCATCGTCGCGATTCCATTGATCGTTGGTGTGTTCTACCTGCCGATGGCCGAGCCGATGCGCAACCTGATTGCCACGGTGATGTTCATCGTCTTTGCCGCCACCGACTGGCTCGACGGCTACCTCGCGCGCAAGCTGAACCAGACCTCGTCCTTCGGCGCCTTCCTCGATCCGGTGGCCGACAAGTTCCTGGTGTGCGCCGCGCTGCTGGTGCTGGTGCACCTGCAGCGCGCCGATGTGTTCGTGGCGCTGATCATCATCGGGCGCGAGATCGCCATCTCTGCGCTGCGCGAATGGATGGCACGAATCGGCGCCGGCAAGAGCGTGGCGGTCCACATGATCGGCAAGGTCAAGACGACCGTGCAGATGGTCGCGATTCCGTTCCTGCTCTATGACGGGCATCTGTTCAAGGTCATCGACACGGGCCTCTGGGGCCAATGGCTGATCTGGATCTCGGCGGTGCTTACCGTGTGGTCGATGGTCTATTACCTGCAAAAGGCCATCCCCGAGATCAGGGCCCACAGCAAATGA
- a CDS encoding alpha/beta hydrolase, which yields MTASFFDFPPFDIERDGVRVHGRIGGRGAPLLLLHGHPQTHLIWHRVAPALAERFTVVALDLRGYGDSGRPADDAAHNAYSKREMALDALAAMRHHGFERFGVLAHDRGARVAHRLAVDHAAAVDRMLLLDIAPTLAMYENTTEAFARAYWHWFFLVQPPPLPEALIASDPARFVRSVMGGRHAGLAPFSPEVLAEYERCAAIEGTAESICADYRASATIDLAHDRADIAAGQRLAQPLRVLWGEHGAVGKCFDVLALWRERALQVSGRALPCGHYVPEEAPAELLAEALQFFTPLQQEGTRS from the coding sequence GTGACTGCTTCATTCTTCGACTTTCCCCCATTCGACATCGAGCGCGACGGCGTGCGCGTGCACGGCCGCATCGGCGGGCGAGGCGCGCCGTTGCTTCTCCTCCATGGCCATCCGCAGACACACCTCATCTGGCATCGCGTGGCACCTGCGCTGGCCGAGCGGTTCACGGTGGTCGCGCTCGACCTGCGCGGCTACGGCGACTCGGGCCGTCCCGCGGACGATGCCGCCCACAACGCCTACAGCAAGCGCGAAATGGCGCTCGATGCGCTCGCCGCCATGCGCCACCATGGCTTCGAGCGCTTCGGCGTGCTGGCCCATGACCGCGGCGCGCGGGTGGCGCACCGGCTGGCCGTGGACCACGCGGCGGCCGTCGATCGCATGTTGCTGCTGGACATCGCACCCACGCTGGCGATGTACGAGAACACCACCGAGGCATTTGCCCGCGCCTATTGGCACTGGTTCTTCCTGGTCCAGCCGCCGCCGCTGCCGGAGGCGCTGATTGCTTCCGATCCCGCGCGTTTCGTGCGCAGCGTGATGGGAGGCCGCCATGCAGGCCTTGCGCCTTTCTCGCCCGAAGTGCTGGCCGAGTACGAGCGCTGCGCAGCCATCGAGGGCACGGCCGAATCCATCTGCGCCGACTACCGCGCCTCGGCCACCATCGACCTCGCGCACGATCGCGCCGACATTGCCGCGGGCCAGCGCCTCGCGCAGCCGCTTCGCGTGCTCTGGGGCGAGCACGGCGCGGTGGGCAAATGCTTCGACGTGCTGGCGCTCTGGCGCGAGCGCGCGCTTCAGGTCTCGGGCCGCGCGCTGCCGTGCGGCCACTACGTTCCCGAGGAAGCCCCGGCCGAGCTGCTCGCCGAGGCACTCCAGTTT